The following are encoded in a window of Colletotrichum lupini chromosome 3, complete sequence genomic DNA:
- a CDS encoding aspartyl-tRNA synthetase — MTEHEVPRRSSSTLSRIAQRFSFSTKTSPSPTPTQTKTTLFEKTRASSSTSQSSKSSKSSTGRSPARSGELRRQQRGEKLLRQEEEKRELEERRRIEYEQARSAEDEETRARYGEGDESDYPTELTTIGEAVKLDINTKVTFRARIHTQRNISKHLDFILFRDQTDTIQGVLAHTTPNMVKWVQRLHPESIVQVSGTLKKPVQEVKSAHHHHIEVDVYSIHLLNPAKAPPFTNYQPPESMNFRLNNRILDLRHPSNQALFRVRAMITRKFRETLDNGGFIEIQTPKLQPAATESGAEVFKLNYFGRRAFLAQSPQLAKQMAISADFGKVYEVGPVFRAENSNTHRHLTEYTGLDIEMKIHKHYHELIRVIDQVLKNIFTAVQAMPELKIIRERFPSEDLVWLDETPIIPFPEGLQMLRDDGRDVAEEDLSTPDEIRLGELVKQKYGTDYYILDKFPANARPFYTHKAGDPFWTNSFDIFIRGQEICTGGQRINDPTELRKNMADKGISEDEMAEYLEAFDLGAPPHGGAGLGLDRVVFLLLNLGDVRYGTLFYRDPKSLPQRSYALPHPNADTTKAWAGKEIPPLEDLIANYGDASNTSWLDERFELWRHSSGAAVGYVKRGKFAMVTGDPLCDRGQYEEVIPAFIEFVKDELKLTPVWMLVSNKVQEILGRRIGWRTMSCTVEQRADADQHTTPDGRAARRVKKEGIKVHELKPDEDFMRRADQSIEAWKEKRKGKTQVHLTEIRPWIDQAHRRYFAAEKDGKVLCMVVLAQLAPRYGWQVKWALDFPDAPNGTIEVLVEHALSSISGPVTFGAGVSEKFIPGEHLHGVRAKFLSKTYAGIVKSLGLGKKAEFRDKFGVLGEQVYLCYPRRGVSLFDLKQVVKFFMDEDEAKV, encoded by the exons ATGACGGAACACGAAGTTCCACGGCGGTCGTCCAGCACGCTCTCCCGCATAGCTCAGAGGTTCTCATTCTCTACCAAGACATCACCCTCCCCGACACCGACCCAGACCAAAACGACTCTATTCGAGAAGACTCGGGCATCGAGTTCTACTAGTCAATCAAGCAAGTCGAGCAAGTCGAGTACCGGACGGAGCCCAGCACGGAGCGGTGAGCTGAGGCGCCAACAAAGGGGCGAAAAGCTTCTTCGCCAAGAGGAAGAGAAGCGCGAACTGGAAGAGCGCCGTAGGATCGAGTACGAACAAGCTCGCAGTGCCGAGGATGAAGAAACTCGCGCACGGTACGGCGAAGGCGACGAGTCAGACTACCCGACTGAGCTCACAACCATCGGCGAGGCAGTCAAGCTCGATATCAACACCAAGGTGACCTTCCGAGCGAGGATCCACACCCAGCGGAACATCTCGAAACACCTAGACTTCATTCTCTTCCGCGATCAAACCGACACGATTCAAGGCGTATTGGCACACACGACGCCAAACATGGTAAAATGGGTTCAGAGGCTGCATCCCGAATCCATCGTTCAGGTATCTGGCACTTTGAAGAAGCCCGTCCAGGAAGTAAAGTCtgcacaccaccaccacattGAAGTAGATGTCTACTCCATCCATCTCCTCAACCCAGCCAAGGCTCCTCCTTTCACAAACTACCAACCACCAGAGAGCATGAACTTCAGGTTGAACAACCGCATTCTCGATTTGCGACACCCCAGCAACCAAGCACTCTTCCGCGTGAGGGCCATGATCACACGCAAGTTTCGCGAAACACTGGACAACGGTGGCTTCATCGAGATTCAAACTCCTAAATTACAGCCAGCAGCCACCGAGAGCGGCGCCGAGGTGTTCAAACTGAACTACTTTGGACGGCGCGCATTCTTGGCGCAGAGCCCTCAGTTGGCAAAGCAGATGGCCATCTCTGCAGACTTCGGCAAGGTGTACGAA GTCGGTCCTGTTTTCCGAGCCGAAAACTCAAACACGCATCGCCATCTGACCGAGTATACCGGACTCGACATCGAGATGAAGATCCACAAGCATTATCACGAGCTCATCAGAGTCATTGACCAAGTGCTGAAGAACATCTTCACAGCCGTTCAGGCGATGCCTGAGCTGAAGATCATTCGTGAGCGGTTCCCCAGCGAAGACCTCGTATGGTTGGACGAAACCCCCATCATCCCGTTCCCCGAAGGATTGCAGATGCTTCGTGATGATGGCCGTGATGTGGCCGAAGAAGATCTGTCTACGCCGGATGAGATTCGGCTGGGCGAACTGGTCAAGCAGAAGTACGGAACAGACTACTACATCCTCGACAAGTTCCCCGCCAATGCCCGCCCATTCTACACACACAAGGCAGGCGACCCATTCTGGACTAATTCCTTTGATATCTTCATCCGCGGGCAGGAGATTTGCACTGGAGGCCAACGCATCAACGATCCCACGGAGCTGCGCAAGAATATGGCCGACAAGGGTATTTCGGAGGACGAGATGGCCGAATACTTGGAAGCGTTCGACCTTGGCGCTCCCCCTCATGGTGGTGCCGGCCTCGGTTTGGATCGCGTTGTGTTCCTCCTGCTGAACCTAGGAGATGTACGATATGGCACTCTCTTTTATCGCGACCCGAAGTCATTGCCCCAGCGGTCGTATGCTCTGCCACACCCGAATGCCGACACCACCAAGGCTTGGGCGGGCAAGGAGATTCCACCACTAGAAGACCTCATTGCCAACTACGGCGATGCCAGCAACACTTCATGGCTTGACGAACGATTCGAGCTCTGGCGACACAGCAGCGGTGCCGCGGTCGGTTATGTCAAGCGGGGCAAGTTTGCCATGGTTACAGGAGACCCTCTCTGCGACCGTGGTCAATACGAAGAGGTTATCCCAGCTTTCATTGAGTTCGTCAAAGACGAGCTCAAGTTGACGCCCGTGTGGATGTTGGTTTCCAACAAAGTTCAGGAAATCCTGGGGCGCCGCATCGGCTGGCGAACCATGAGCTGCACCGTAGAGCAGCGGGCCGACGCCGATCAGCACACCACACCCGACGGCCGCGCCGCTCGCCGCGTCAAGAAAGAAGGCATCAAGGTCCATGAGCTCAAGCCTGACGAAGATTTTATGAGGCGTGCCGATCAGTCCATCGAGGCTTGGAAGGAGAAGCGCAAGGGAAAGACTCAAGTCCATCTCACTGAGATCCGTCCCTGGATCGACCAAGCTCATCGCCGCTACTTCGCCGCCGAAAAGGACGGCAAGGTTCTATGCATGGTCGTTCTCGCGCAGCTGGCGCCCCGTTACGGATGGCAGGTCAAGTGGGCGCTCGACTTCCCCGACGCCCCCAACGGAACGATCGAAGTCCTTGTCGAGCACGCGCTCTCGTCCATCTCCGGCCCTGTCACCTTTGGTGCCGGAGTCAGCGAGAAGTTCATTCCCGGCGAGCACCTGCACGGTGTCAGGGCTAAGTTCCTCAGCAAGACCTATGCCGGCATTGTCAAGAGTCTGGGTCTCGGCAAGAAGGCCGAGTTCAGAGACAAGTTTGGAGTCTTGGGCGAGCAGGTGTACCTCTGCTACCCGCGCCGCGGCGTCAGCCTTTTTGATCTCAAGCAGGTTGTTAAGTTTTTCATGGATGAAGACGAGGCCAAGGTTTGA